From Rutidosis leptorrhynchoides isolate AG116_Rl617_1_P2 chromosome 3, CSIRO_AGI_Rlap_v1, whole genome shotgun sequence, a single genomic window includes:
- the LOC139898335 gene encoding probable LRR receptor-like serine/threonine-protein kinase At2g24230 yields MRFALFGSIAILTLFFNLGQQQQVQPIPKPNTDEFYVSDFFIKMGSSSSSLSHVYNFSGPVCSWKVVFCDANQENVIGLFASNLSLSGLIPDNTIGKLTKLQTLDLSNNQITNLPFDFWSLNSLKSLNLSNNNISINLPSNIGNFGSLEKLDLSFNSFFGSLPDSISSLISLQVLNLNRNRFGSIVPMGILSCHSLTSVEFSWNSFNGVLPNGFDSSFPKLQSLNLAGNSIKGKGSDFSKLESLVYLNISKNLFMGSVVEIFKEPLEVVDLSGNHFEGHISQLNFNSHLIYLDLSDNEISGEYFSNLSQTHNLKHLNLAKNRFLEQRLIKIDTLRSLEYLNLSNTNLIGQIGDEIAKLSHLKELDLSNNHLTGKVPILSLNSLQILDLSSNNLTGEIPISFLKMLSLMERYNFSYNNLTLCDSEFSPETLQSAFIGSTNSCPIAVNPNVLKKRTRSRRGLELALVLAVSIVFLLAALLFYAFGCRKKTQMWVVKQDSYKEEQVISGPFSFQTDSTTWVADVKVATLVPVVIFEKPLLNFTFSDLLSATSNFDRGTLLAEGRFGPVYRGFLPGGIHVAVKVLVHGSTMTDHEAARELEYLGRIKHPNLVPLTGYCLAGEQRIAIYDYMENGNLHNLLHDLPLGVQTTEDWTSDTWERDENGIQNVGSEGLLTTWQFRHKIALGTARALAFLHHGCSPPIIHRDVKASSVYLDYNLEPRLSDFGISKIFGNDLEDEITRGSRGYVPPEFQNQDLSSSPYLVTPKSDVYGFGVVLLELITGKKPVEDEYPDDGFSKDLNLVSWVRGLVRKNSGSRAIDPKIRGTASETQMVEALKISYLCTADLPVKRPSMQQVVGLLKDLEQL; encoded by the coding sequence ATGAGGTTTGCTCTATTTGGTTCAATTGCTATTCTGACACTGTTCTTCAACCTTGGTCAACAACAACAAGTACAGCCCATACCCAAACCCAATACAGATGAGTTTTATGTTTctgatttttttataaaaatgggtTCAAGTTCATCATCTTTGTCTCATGTTTATAATTTTTCTGGGCCTGTATGTTCATGGAAAGTTGTGTTTTGTGATGCAAATCAAGAAAATGTGATTGGTCTATTTGCTTCTAATTTGAGTCTTTCTGGTTTAATTCCTGATAACACAATTGGGAAACTTACAAAGCTTCAAACTTTAGATCTAAGTAATAATCAAATCACTAATTTGCCTTTTGATTTTTGGAGTTTGAATTCACTCAAAAGTCTCAACCTTTCAAATAATAACATCTCCATTAATCTTCCAAGTAATATTGGAAACTTTGGTTCACTTGAAAAATTAGACCTTTCTTTCAACAGTTTCTTTGGTAGTCTTCCTGATTCTATTAGTTCATTAATCAGTTTACAAGTGCTTAATCTCAATCGAAATCGGTTCGGTTCCATTGTTCCAATGGGAATCCTAAGTTGCCATTCGTTGACTTCTGTTGAATTTTCTTGGAATAGTTTCAATGGTGTTCTTCCTAATGGTTTTGATTCATCATTTCCGAAGCTTCAAAGCTTGAATCTTGCTGGAAATAGTATAAAAGGAAAGGGTTCGGATTTTTCAAAATTGGAGTCTTTGGTATACCTTAATATATCCAAGAATCTTTTCATGGGTTCTGTTGTTGAAATCTTTAAAGAGCCATTAGAAGTTGTTGATTTGAGTGGTAATCATTTTGAAGGTCATATTTCTCAGTTGAATTTTAATTCTCATTTGATTTATCTTGATTTATCTGATAACGAAATTAGTGGAGAATACTTCAGTAATTTAAGTCAAACCCATAATCTCAAACACCTTAATCTTGCCAAGAACAGATTTTTAGAGCAAAGGTTGATCAAGATCGATACCCTTCGTAGTTTAGAGTACTTAAACTTGTCTAACACCAATTTAATTGGTCAAATTGGTGATGAAATCGCCAAATTAAGTCATCTTAAAGAACTCGATCTCTCGAATAATCATCTCACTGGTAAAGTACCAATTTTGAGCTTAAATTCTCTCCAAATTCTTGATCTTTCATCCAATAACTTAACTGGTGAGATACCAATTTCTTTTTTGAAAATGCTTTCATTAATGGAAAGATACAATTTTTCTTACAACAATCTTACCCTTTGTGATTCTGAATTTTCACCCGAAACGCTTCAATCTGCATTTATCGGGTCAACAAATAGTTGCCCAATTGCTGTAAACCCGAATGTGTTGAAGAAAAGAACTCGTAGCCGTAGGGGACTAGAGCTTGCTTTAGTTTTGGCTGTTTCAATTGTCTTTTTACTTGCGGCATTGCTATTTTATGCATTTGGTTGTCGGAAAAAGACACAAATGTGGGTTGTTAAGCAAGATTCTTACAAAGAAGAACAAGTGATTTCGGGCCCGTTTTCATTTCAAACAGATTCAACCACTTGGGTAGCtgatgtaaaggttgcaactttAGTCCCTGTAGTGATCTTCGAAAAACCATTGCTGAATTTTACCTTCTCTGATCTTCTCTCGGCTACTTCAAATTTTGATAGAGGTACCCTTTTAGCTGAAGGGCGTTTTGGGCCCGTTTATAGAGGATTCTTGCCAGGTGGCATACACGTGGCAGTTAAGGTTTTGGTACATGGGTCCACCATGACGGACCATGAAGCTGCCCGAGAGCTCGAATATCTCGGAAGAATTAAACACCCGAATCTCGTTCCGTTAACGGGATATTGCTTAGCTGGCGAACAACGAATTGCAATTTATGATTACATGGAGAATGGAAACTTGCATAATTTGCTTCATGATCTTCCTCTTGGTGTTCAAACGACTGAAGATTGGACTTCTGATACATGGGAACGAGATGAAAACGGGATTCAAAATGTGGGGTCCGAAGGGTTGTTAACTACGTGGCAATTCAGGCATAAAATCGCGTTAGGTACAGCTCGTGCGTTAGCGTTTCTTCATCATGGATGTTCGCCTCCCATTATTCATCGAGACGTGAAGGCAAGCAGTGTTTATCTTGATTACAATCTTGAACCAAGATTGTCAGATTTTGGAATTTCAAAGATTTTTGGTAATGATCTTGAAGATGAGATCACTCGTGGGTCCCGTGGGTACGTTCCACCCGAGTTTCAAAATCAAGATTTAAGCTCTTCACCGTATTTGGTCACTCCAAAATCTGATGTTTATGGATTTGGAGTGGTTCTTCTTGAACTGATAACTGGGAAAAAACCAGTTGAAGATGAGTACCCGGATGATGGTTTTTCAAAAGATTTGAACTTGGTGAGTTGGGTTAGAGGTTTAGTGCGGAAAAATAGCGGGTCCCGGGCTATTGACCCGAAGATCAGAGGAACTGCGAGTGAAACTCAAATGGTAGAGGCGTTGAAAATCAGTTATTTATGTACCGCTGATTTACCAGTTAAAAGGCCAAGTATGCAACAAGTAGTTGGACTTCTTAAAGATCTTGAACAGTTATGA